In Janthinobacterium rivuli, a single genomic region encodes these proteins:
- a CDS encoding hybrid sensor histidine kinase/response regulator: MEQRILIYAPGGQDAALAARVLAGQAIASHACRSAGELAEQLALGAGGVLTVDEALHTGAYAVLDAYARQQPDWSDLPITLLTHAGLDSLPLQQAVATLGNLTLLERPVHILTLITSAHAMLRARQRQYQVRETQRRKDEFLASLGHELRNPLAPIKTSVALLKHLYPASEQIGKVSGVIERQVTHLTRLVDDLLNVARITSGKVLLQRENIELQQVLDHVMELCQAAADSRHISITQALPPLPITLHADYARVVQIFANLVLNAVKFTPDGGHIHITVRLAQGLLQVMIEDNGIGIEPDAIARIFSMFEQGRTVEGQMASGLGIGLSLARQFAEMHGGGIDAYSDGPGRGSRFIVTLPASAGDAPAVMPPAAVQESPTGASEPVQVLVVDDNLDAADSLQSLFQLEGYAAKVAYGGVQALAAVEMAWPQLVVMDLGMPDMDGYEAARQIRQRAQGRDVLLIALTGWGQVEARARTEQAGFDHHLTKPVDFDAIAALLRAHLARQAGTATQTQ, translated from the coding sequence ATGGAGCAGCGCATCCTGATTTACGCGCCTGGCGGCCAGGACGCCGCCCTGGCCGCCAGGGTACTCGCCGGCCAAGCCATCGCCAGCCACGCCTGCCGCTCCGCCGGCGAGCTGGCCGAGCAGCTGGCGCTGGGCGCCGGCGGCGTGCTGACGGTGGACGAGGCCTTGCACACAGGCGCCTACGCCGTGCTCGACGCCTACGCCCGCCAGCAGCCGGACTGGTCCGACCTGCCCATCACCCTGCTGACGCACGCGGGACTCGATTCGCTGCCCTTGCAACAAGCCGTCGCCACCCTGGGCAACCTGACCCTGCTGGAACGCCCCGTGCACATACTGACACTGATCACCTCGGCCCATGCCATGCTGCGCGCGCGCCAGCGCCAGTACCAGGTGCGCGAGACGCAGCGGCGCAAAGACGAATTTCTTGCCAGCCTAGGACATGAACTGCGCAATCCGCTGGCGCCCATCAAGACTTCGGTGGCCCTGCTCAAGCATCTGTACCCGGCATCGGAGCAGATCGGCAAAGTGAGCGGCGTGATCGAGCGCCAGGTGACACACCTGACGCGGCTGGTGGATGACTTGCTCAACGTGGCGCGCATCACCAGCGGCAAGGTACTGCTGCAGCGCGAGAATATTGAATTACAACAAGTGCTCGACCATGTGATGGAACTGTGTCAGGCCGCCGCCGACAGCCGGCACATCAGCATCACGCAGGCGTTGCCGCCGCTGCCCATCACGCTGCACGCCGACTATGCCAGGGTGGTGCAGATCTTTGCCAATCTGGTGTTGAATGCCGTGAAGTTTACGCCGGACGGCGGGCACATCCACATCACGGTGCGCCTGGCACAGGGCCTGCTGCAGGTGATGATCGAAGACAATGGCATCGGTATCGAACCGGACGCCATCGCGCGCATCTTTTCCATGTTCGAACAGGGGCGCACGGTGGAAGGCCAGATGGCCAGCGGCCTGGGTATCGGCCTGAGCCTGGCGCGTCAATTTGCCGAAATGCATGGCGGCGGCATCGACGCCTACAGCGACGGCCCCGGCCGTGGCAGCCGCTTCATCGTCACCTTGCCGGCCAGCGCCGGCGACGCCCCGGCCGTCATGCCGCCGGCTGCCGTCCAGGAGTCCCCCACCGGCGCAAGCGAGCCCGTGCAAGTACTGGTGGTGGACGACAACCTCGATGCGGCCGATTCCTTGCAAAGCCTGTTCCAGCTCGAAGGCTATGCCGCCAAGGTCGCGTATGGCGGCGTGCAGGCGCTGGCGGCCGTCGAGATGGCGTGGCCACAACTGGTGGTGATGGACCTGGGCATGCCGGACATGGACGGTTATGAAGCGGCGCGCCAGATACGCCAGCGTGCGCAAGGGCGCGACGTACTGCTGATCGCCCTGACGGGCTGGGGCCAGGTTGAAGCCCGCGCTCGGACCGAGCAAGCGGGCTTCGACCACCACCTGACGAAACCGGTGGATTTCGACGCCATTGCCGCCCTGCTCCGCGCACACCTCGCGCGGCAGGCAGGGACAGCTACGCAGACGCAATAG